The following proteins are co-located in the Apium graveolens cultivar Ventura chromosome 5, ASM990537v1, whole genome shotgun sequence genome:
- the LOC141660915 gene encoding uncharacterized protein LOC141660915, giving the protein MLIGAMNVHRVFLDNGSSANILYYNTYKKLGFPDSDMNFKDAHVYGFTGEAVRVRGSVRLPVTLGKGALSVAQMIDFKVLDQDSALNVLVVRPWLRSFRVITSIRHLMIKFPTPNEVGSLRGSQFESRDCYYKAVKEFCKRRYEGKSLPFENAEVIQTKPSGEVYAHYFVEGLKEEKTHATETPVLTLGNVSRIHSVEEVVVNHVEGIMQKEVNGEKLEGRSEILQSLEISLKVDAPQNEDASLKSENGIKVDAPRNEDAPSTPALHKAMPYSEVNAPTHGDAPSDAKMEVEDPRDFDFDLGPRIPMPAEKTGPAEDTVSVPVNKDDPSKVFKVGSQLSDEMKERLTRFLVKNLDVFAWSHSDMVGIDPGVICHRLNIFPNCTGIQQKHRPVSGERAIALKEEVDRLLKVGLIKESYYPEWLANPVLMKKPNGKWRTCLDFTDLNKVFPKDSFPLPRIDQLVDATAGHALLSFMDAYSGYNQIPMYGPDQEHTSFITDRRLYFYVGMPFVLINTGTAYQILVNMMFKNQIGRTMEVYMDDMLVKSKEANDHVKHLMEMFNILRSFRRLNPQKCVFGVESGKFLGFIVNHRGIEANPAKIKAMLDIKSPTNVKQVQSLTRRIAVLNRFISKSSNRCKEFFKAIKVAGKDFVWTPECEEAFRKIKEQLGNPPMLSKPLDGESLILYFAVSEYSISAVLVLHKPKSSGRKLKWAVELGQFDLEYMPRTAIKGQALADFLLEFDSAVDDRALVVLHPPHTE; this is encoded by the exons ATGCTTATTGGGGCAATGAACGTGCATCGAGTCTTCTTGGACAATGGGAGCTCTGCGAACATCCTGTATTACAACACGTACAAAAAATTAGGTTTCCCAGATAGTGACATGAATTTCAAAGATGCACATGTCTACGGCTTTACTGGAGAGGCAGTGAGAGTCAGGGGTTCAGTTAGGCTTCCTGTCACACTCGGGAAAGGGGCTCTATCTGTCGCTCAAATGATAGACTTTAAAGTGTTGGATCAGGACTCCGCACTCAATGTGCTGGTGGTCAGACCTTGGTTGCGATcgttcagggtgataacctcgatacgtcacttgatgataaagttcccaacACCTAACGAAGTGGGCAGTCTGAGAGGATCGCAATTCGAGTCACGCGACTGCTATTACAAGGCTGTTAAAGAATTTTGCAAGAGAAGGTATGAGGGAAAAAGTCTTCCATTTGAGAATGCAGAGGTCATTCAGACTAAACCAAGTGGGGAGGTTTATGCCCATTATTTTGTGGAAGGTTTAAAGGAAGAAAAAACTCATGCTACCGAGACCCCTGTTTTGACGTTGGGGAATGTTTCGAGGATCCATAGTGTGGAAGAAGTTGTGGTGAACCATGTAGAGGGGATCATGCAAAAGGAGGTTAACGGAGAAAagttggaaggaagaagtgagattttaCAAAGTCTTGAAATTAGCCtcaaggtggatgctcctcaaaaCGAGGACGCGTCCTTGAAGAGTGAAAATGGAATTAAGGTTGATGCTCCTCGAAACGAGGACGCACCCTCCACACCTGCATTGCACAAAGCCATGCCTTATTCTGAGGTGAATGCTCCCACACATGGGGACGCGCCCTCGGATGCAAAAATGGAGGTCGAGgacccccgagactttgatttTGATCTGGGTCCCAGGATCCCTATGCCTGCCGAGAAAACGGGGCCGGCCGAAGACACAGTATCTGTTCCGGTCAACAAGGATGACCCAAGCAAGGTTTTTAAGGTGGGATCTCAGCTAAGTGATGAAATGAAGGAAAGACTTACCCGTTTTTTGGTTAAAAATCTCGATGtcttcgcatggagtcattcagacaTGGTGGGAATCGACCCAGGGGTAATATGTCATCGGTTGAACATCTTCCCTAATTGCACGGGCATACAACAAAAGCATCGCCCGGTGAGTGGGGAAAGGGCGATAGCTTTAAAGGAAGAAGTGGACCGACTGTTAAAAGTGGGGTTGATCAAAGAATCTTACTACCCCGAGTGGCTCGCGAATCCGGTGCTTATGAAAAAGccgaatgggaagtggaggacatgtTTAGATTTTACAGATCTAAATAAGGTTTTCCCGAAGGACAGCTTTCCACTCCCACGAATTGATCAGCTGGTTGACGCGACGGCAGGGCATGCCTTGTTAAGctttatggatgcatactccggttATAACCAAATTCCCATGTACGGTCCTGATCAGGAGCATACATCCTTCATTACTGATAGAAGACTATACTTCTACGTAGGGATGCCATTTGTATTGATCAACACAGGCACGGCCTACCAAATattggtgaacatgatgttcAAGAATCAGATTGGGAGAACCATGGAGGTATATATGGATGATATGTTGGTAAAATCAAAGGAGGCAAACGATCATGTCAAGCACTTGATGGAAATGTTCAATATTCTTAGGAGCTTTCGGAGGTTGAATCCGCAGAAGTGTGTGTTCGGTGTAGAGTCAGGCAAGTTTCTGGGGTTCATCGTCAATCATAGAGGGATTGAAGCTAACCCTGCAAAGATTAAAGCAATGCTGGATATAAAATCTCCCACCAATGTGAAGCAGGTGCAAAGTCTAACTAGGAGGATCGCCGTGTTGAACAGGTTTATCTCTAAATCATCCAACAGGTGCAAAGAATTTTTTAAGGCGATCAAAGTGGCAGGGAAGGACTTTGTATGGACACCAGAATGTGAGGAAGCTTTTAGGAAGATCAAGGAACAACTGGGGAACCCTCCTATGTTGTCAAAACCATTAGATGGAGAATCCCTAATCCTATATTTTGCAGTTTCTGAGTATTCAATTAGCGCTGTGCTA GTTCTTCACAAACCGAAATCATCGGGGAGAAAGTTGAAATGGgctgtggagttgggacagtttgactTGGAATACATGCCCCGTACGGCAATTAAAGGACAAGCCTTGGCCgatttcttgttggaatttgattctgCGGTTGATGATAGGGCTTTGGTAGTGCTGCATCCCCCTCATACTGAGTAA
- the LOC141725131 gene encoding inorganic phosphate transporter 2-1, chloroplastic-like, giving the protein MLTSSYNLSSARNTVKPRLTTAFLIHASHIYESKHNSTFFYQETTQFLKKDSCSLKINFLPSKLLKNRKLTCPFASLSSFAEADGEESSEKSEGLNRDQENEKPQEDLHGMSQAFNISSSTATVISICIAVAALCFPYFMNSLGQEMNLKTKLLSYGTLLFGFYMAWNIGANDVANAMGTSVGSGALTLRQAVLTAAVLEFSGALLMGKHVTSTMQKGILVANVFQGKDTLLLAGLLSSLAAAGTWLQVASYYGLPVSTTHCIVGSMVGFGLVYGGRDAVFWSSLARVTSSWVISPVVGAAVSFLVYKCIRRFVYSAPNPGQAAAAAAPIGVFIAITGISIVAFPLSKILSIAIIQALALGTAGAFLFDRIIRKQLGHLLVETSSTQPDPKEDTIHHKNIGLLAEVAGPTGTQLEIVYKVFGYMQVLSACFMSFAHGGNDVSNAIGPLAGALSILQGGASGGKIIIPLDVIAWGGFGIVAGLTMWGYRVIATIGKKITELTPTRGFAAEFAAASVVLFASNLGLPISATHTLVGAVMGVGFARGLNSVRAETVKEIVTSWAVTIPVGATFAVIYTWILNRLLSYVL; this is encoded by the exons ATGTTGACTTCATCTTATAACCTGTCTTCTGCTAGAAACACTGTCAAGCCAAGACTAACTACAGCTTTCTTGATTCATGCTTCTCATATTTATGAGTCCAAGCACAACTCAACCTTCTTTTATCAGGAAACAACTCAGTTTTTAAAGAAAGATTCTTGTAGTTTAAAGATTAATTTTTTACCATCAAAACTACTAAAGAATCGTAAACTTACATGCCCTTTTGCTTCTTTATCATCTTTTGCTGAAGCTGATGGTGAAGAAAGTAGTGAGAAAAGTGAAGGTTTGAATAGAGATCAAGAAAATGAGAAACCACAAGAAGACTTGCATGGGATGTCCCAGGCTTTTAATATATCTTCTAGTACAGCTACTGTTATATCTATTTGTATAGCAGTGGCTGCTCTTTGTTTCCCTTATTTTATGAATTCTTTAGGTCAAGAGATGAATTTAAAGACTAAACTTTTGTCATATGGGACTCTGCTATTTGGATTTTACATGGCATGGAATATTGGAGCTAATGATGTGGCTAATGCTATGGGGACTTCTGTGGGTTCAGGGGCTTTGACTCTTAGACAGGCAGTGTTAACCGCGGCGGTTTTGGAGTTTTCGGGGGCTCTTTTGATGGGAAAACATGTAACTAGTACAATGCAGAAGGGGATTCTTGTTGCTAATGTTTTTCAAGGGAAGGATACTTTGCTTTTGGCTGGTTTACTCTCTTCTTTGGCTGCTGCTGGTACATGGTTACAG GTTGCATCATATTATGGTTTGCCTGTATCTACCACACACTGCATAGTAGGATCCATGGTTGGCTTTGGACTTGTATATGGAGGACGTGATGCTGTATTTTGGAGTTCATTGGCCAGGGTGACTTCGTCTTGGGTCATTTCACCTGTGGTTGGGGCAGCAGTATCATTTCTTGTCTACAAATGTATACGCAGG TTTGTTTACAGTGCTCCAAATCCGGGACAAGCAGCTGCAGCAGCAGCACCAATTGGGGTCTTTATTGCTATTACTGGAATTTCTATTGTAGCCTTCCCTCTAAGCAAGATACTCTCTATAGCTATAATCCAAGCTCTAGCACTTGGCACTGCTGGAGCTTTCCTGTTTGACAGAATTATTCGTAAACAGCTCGGTCACCTCCTTGTGGAGACTAGTTCAACACAACCAGATCCAAAGGAGGACACTATTCACCACAAGAACATTGGCTTGCTGGCTGAAGTCGCAGGTCCTACAGGCACTCAGCTAGAAATAGTTTATAAAGTTTTTGGATACATGCAAGTCCTATCAGCCTGCTTCATGTCATTTGCTCATGGTGGAAATGATGTATCCAATGCAATAGGCCCATTGGCTGGTGCATTATCTATACTACAAGGCGGTGCAAGTGGAGGTAAAATTATCATTCCATTAGATGTTATTGCATGGGGAGGATTTGGAATTGTAGCAGGGCTTACAATGTGGGGATATAGAGTTATAGCAACAATTGGGAAAAAAATAACAGAACTAACTCCAACTAGAGGATTTGCTGCTGAATTTGCAGCCGCTTCTGTGGTTTTGTTTGCATCAAATCTTGGCCTACCTATTTCCGCAACTCATACACTGGTCGGTGCAGTCATGGGGGTAGGGTTTGCTAGGGGACTTAACAGCGTACGAGCAGAAACAGTGAAAGAGATTGTGACTTCTTGGGCAGTGACAATTCCAGTTGGTGCCACATTTGCAGTTATCTACACATGGATCTTGAATAGACTTTTATCATATGTTCTGTGA
- the LOC141725130 gene encoding beta-arabinofuranosyltransferase RAY1, with protein sequence MGKAYSLLSFFINKNKVLQVDLKVVWLWGFVLIALSFYATTLMLPSSEQDQILMMPKFVDRDVSDSGGLKITIFTAPVAPFNDFYRNVQTVAVRSWLGLSPGINVVLFSQDPSVFSFAAVFGSRVSVEPNIDFTFLGTPFFHSVVARAQASTSDISILLDPEIILLPEFITILNHVVKLDHDWLLMASPRNASELPFHLDTDGKQWLSYEGKQIRTGKLQEFLAVTSQLRNCEEKMILAWNNGEFPLHKGVLPPFLFRKGLHNRWVINEALSSDYRFVFDASLIISNIYRNDFQHGTSIPQFYRSWETSGNSHLAAQYGSLYFREASYSSMVKLFQCDGHYYFVNTEEDVIYPIQSPKTIRIRKIGSSRLVRSQKLMECVDVCMSQVKLTECSVKNYLKLSTLPSLPFPQESLLSERSDENNTIVLAVAGYSYKDMLMSWVCRLRHLQISNYLVCALDQETYEFSVLQGLPVFKDSLAPSNISFDDCHFGTNCFQSVTKVKSRIVVQILKMGYNVLLTDVDIYWFKNPLPLLGSFGPAVLVAQSDEYKVKGPINLPRRLNSGFYYASSDISTIKALEKVVKHAASSNLSEQPSFYDTLCGEGGSNRVGNDRCLEPETNLTVQFLNRDLFPNGAYGGLWEEKNVKASCLNKGCFILHNNWINGRKKKLERQVLSGLWDYDISTRMCMQNWQSKNPASYF encoded by the exons ATGGGAAAAGCCTATTCACTCTTATCTTTCTTCATTAACAAGAACAAG GTATTACAAGTTGACTTGAAGGTGGTTTGGCTATGGGGTTTTGTCTTGATTGCATTATCCTTCTATGCTACCACTCTGATGTTGCCTTCTTCTGAACAAGATCAGATTTTAATGATGCCCAAATTTGTAGACCGTGATGTCTCTGATTCTGGCGGTCTGAAAATTACAATCTTCACAGCACCTGTTGCCCCTTTCAATGATTTTTATAGAAATGTGCAGACTGTTGCAGTTAGATCATGGCTTGGTTTGTCTCCGGGTATTAATGTCGTTCTCTTCAGTCAAGACCCTTCTGTTTTCTCCTTTGCAGCTGTCTTTGGTTCTCGGGTTTCTGTTGAACCCAATATCGACTTCAC GTTCTTGGGTACTCCATTCTTTCATTCAGTGGTTGCAAGAGCGCAAGCATCGACCTCAGATATATCTATCCTGTTAGACCCTGAAATTATTCTATTACCGGAATTTATTACCATCTTAAATCATGTTGTCAAACTTGATCATGATTGGCTTCTAATGGCCTCACCTCGAAATGCTTCTGAATTGCCCTTCCATTTGGATACAGATGGGAAACAGTGGTTATCATATGAAGGTAAACAGATTAGAACTGGAAAG TTGCAGGAGTTTCTTGCAGTTACTTCTCAATTGAGAAATTGCGAAGAAAAGATGATTTTGGCGTGGAATAATGGGGAATTTCCTTTGCATAAAGGCGTTCTTCCACCTTTCTTGTTTAGAAAAGGGCTACACAACCGTTGGGTCATTAACGAGGCTTTATCATCTGATTATAGGTTTGTATTCGATGCCAGTTTGATCATTTCAAACATTTATCGTAATGATTTTCAACATGGGACAAGTATTCCACAATTTTATAGAAGTTGGGAGACTTCAGGAAATTCACACCTAGCAGCGCAATACGGATCATTATATTTTCGTGAAGCAAGTTATTCTAGCATGGTTAAGCTTTTTCAGTGCGATGGCCACTATTACTTTGTGAATACAGAAGAAGATGTTATTTACCCTATTCAGAGTCCAAAAACAATAAGAATTAGGAAAATAGGTAGTTCTAGACTTGTAAGAAGTCAAAAACTTATGGAATGTGTTGATGTATGTATGTCCCAAGTTAAACTCACCGAGTGTTCGGTAAAAAACTACCTGAAGTTGTCTACATTGCCATCACTTCCGTTCCCTCAGGAATCTCTTCTTTCGGAGCGTTCAGACGAGAATAATACGATTGTGCTTGCAGTTGCTGGTTATAGTTACAAGGACATGCTAATGAGTTGGGTCTGTAGACTGCGCCACCTGCAAATCTCTAACTATTTAGTATGTGCTCTTGACCAAGAAACGTACGAGTTCTCCGTCTTGCAG GgcttgcctgttttcaaggatTCATTGGCCCCATCCAACATTAGCTTTGATGACTGCCATTTCGGAACCAATTGTTTCCAGAGTGTAACTAAAGTGAAGTCCAGAATTGTTGTCCAGATACTGAAGATGGGTTACAATGTATTGCTGACTGATGTTGATATTTATTGGTTTAAGAATCCATTGCCTTTGCTAGGTTCTTTTGGTCCTGCAGTTCTCGTGGCGCAGTCTGACGAGTATAAAGTAAAAG GACCTATCAATTTACCTCGACGCTTGAATTCTGGTTTCTATTATGCTTCTTCTGATATTTCAACTATTAAAGCTTTGGAGAAGGTAGTGAAGCATGCAGCTTCATCTAATCTTTCGGAGCAGCCTAGCTTCTACGACACGTTATGTGGTGAGGGGGGGTCCAATCGTGTGGGCAATGACAGATGCTTGGAACCTGAAACAAATTTAACTGTTCAATTCTTGAACAGAGACTTATTCCCAAATGGGGCATATGGAGGCCTATGGGAGGAAAAAAATGTTAAGGCATCTTGTCTTAATAAAGGTTGCTTTATTCTCCATAATAACTGGATTAATGGGAGGAAGAAGAAGCTCGAACGCCAGGTTTTATCTGGCCTATGGGATTATGATATAAGCACAAGGATGTGCATGCAGAACTGGCAAAGTAAAAATCCCGCAAGCTACTTCTGA